Proteins encoded by one window of Terriglobales bacterium:
- a CDS encoding ABC transporter permease, with protein MQNLVRDLKFVVRQFRKSPGFSATAVLMLSLGIGATTAIFSVVEGVLLRPLPFPEPSRLVSLADVLQGVDLGGGDEDGVTAPDIRNYTRDTHSFESLGGYGQTAFELSGAGEPAQVNAARMSAGVFPALQVSPLMGRFFTQQEDEQKEQVAVISYSLWQNRLHGDPHVLGTKILLDRKPYIVIGVMPRSFEFPLVPGHLNNSDLWVPMSLTDQELTTGSASWNFNMVGRLKPGVTAAQAQSDAERVAKETMRNYPAWMASLHINAVVHSLREETIRQARALVRTLFLAVAVVLLIACANLAGLLLVRAIRSRREIAVRLAIGARSSALLRQTLLESLALSIAGGIVGLALAAAALRIGVKLLPETLPRISEIGLDWKVVGFAFVLAIVTGIICGLAPAFAAMHTNVNEALKEGGRTGTSGSGHARLRSALVVAEIAVAMVLVAACGLLLRSFEKMRAVDLGFRPDHTLVASYALPQKQYAKQAAVDEFNRELIRRLQQLPGVRAVGLTSILPASGGNSNEAFIADGYVPPPGSGLNTATPMVVEGDYFPAMGIPLLRGRVFNDADNAKGQLVVLVNHKLAQDIWPNQDPIGKRLRIGVKDMQTPWLTVIGEVANLKQGSPDAPDKEQFYQPLQQVEAAIGPLGRPDDLNGNGGYIALRTASAPEQMENALLNTVRSIDPQLPLTQVQTMEHGLAESEAPRRFNTSVIAAFAVAAILLAVLGIYSVIAFSVALRAQEMAIRMALGSQRSGILGLVLVSGGKLVVTGCVIGLIGTVAASRLLRSFLFGVGASDPVVLTFAALSVLLLGLAATALPAQRAASTDPMRSLRAE; from the coding sequence ATGCAGAACCTTGTTCGCGATTTGAAGTTTGTTGTCCGGCAGTTTCGCAAGTCGCCGGGATTTTCCGCAACGGCAGTCTTAATGCTGAGTCTAGGCATCGGCGCGACGACGGCGATCTTCTCCGTCGTTGAAGGCGTATTGCTGCGCCCGCTTCCTTTTCCGGAGCCAAGCCGTCTGGTTTCGCTCGCCGACGTTCTTCAGGGAGTCGATTTGGGAGGAGGCGACGAAGACGGAGTCACCGCTCCCGATATCCGGAACTACACGCGTGACACGCACAGCTTCGAGAGTCTTGGAGGATACGGCCAAACTGCTTTTGAACTCTCCGGAGCGGGCGAACCGGCGCAAGTGAACGCTGCACGCATGTCTGCCGGAGTTTTTCCTGCGCTGCAGGTCTCGCCGCTAATGGGCCGTTTCTTCACACAGCAGGAAGACGAGCAGAAGGAACAAGTCGCGGTCATCAGTTACTCGCTCTGGCAAAACAGGCTGCATGGCGATCCTCACGTGCTGGGCACGAAGATTCTGCTCGACCGAAAACCCTACATCGTGATCGGAGTAATGCCGAGGAGCTTCGAGTTTCCTCTGGTACCTGGACACTTGAACAACAGTGACCTGTGGGTTCCGATGAGCCTAACCGATCAGGAGCTCACAACCGGCTCCGCTTCATGGAACTTCAATATGGTGGGACGACTGAAGCCCGGGGTTACGGCGGCTCAGGCGCAAAGCGATGCCGAACGAGTCGCTAAAGAGACCATGCGGAACTATCCCGCGTGGATGGCAAGCCTGCATATCAACGCCGTAGTTCACTCCCTGCGCGAGGAGACGATTCGCCAGGCTCGCGCGCTGGTTCGCACGTTGTTTCTGGCAGTTGCGGTTGTGCTGTTGATTGCCTGCGCGAATCTCGCGGGCTTGCTCCTGGTTCGCGCCATTCGCAGTCGCCGCGAAATCGCAGTGCGGCTGGCGATCGGAGCGCGATCCTCGGCGCTGCTCCGGCAAACTCTCCTCGAGAGCCTGGCACTCAGCATTGCCGGAGGAATTGTGGGACTTGCATTGGCAGCGGCGGCGCTCCGAATTGGAGTGAAGCTATTGCCGGAGACGCTGCCGCGAATCAGCGAAATCGGTCTTGATTGGAAAGTAGTGGGCTTCGCGTTTGTGTTGGCAATCGTTACCGGAATCATCTGCGGATTGGCGCCTGCATTTGCCGCGATGCACACCAATGTGAACGAAGCCCTCAAAGAAGGTGGTCGCACCGGAACCAGCGGCAGCGGGCACGCGCGCCTGCGTTCGGCATTGGTGGTAGCGGAGATCGCGGTAGCGATGGTTCTGGTCGCCGCATGTGGCCTGCTGTTACGCAGTTTTGAAAAAATGCGTGCGGTGGATCTCGGGTTTCGTCCTGACCATACCTTGGTCGCCAGTTATGCGCTGCCGCAGAAACAGTACGCAAAGCAAGCAGCAGTGGATGAATTCAACCGCGAGCTGATTCGTCGTCTCCAGCAATTGCCTGGGGTTCGCGCCGTCGGTCTGACCTCTATCCTTCCTGCCTCGGGTGGGAACAGCAACGAAGCTTTCATCGCCGATGGCTATGTCCCTCCACCAGGTAGTGGTCTCAATACAGCGACGCCGATGGTTGTCGAGGGCGACTACTTTCCCGCGATGGGAATTCCTCTGCTTCGCGGTCGCGTCTTCAACGACGCTGACAATGCCAAAGGGCAGCTCGTGGTTCTAGTCAATCACAAGCTCGCGCAGGATATCTGGCCAAACCAGGACCCGATTGGCAAGCGTCTCCGCATCGGCGTCAAAGACATGCAGACGCCATGGCTCACGGTGATCGGAGAGGTGGCCAACCTTAAACAAGGATCCCCTGACGCTCCGGACAAGGAGCAGTTCTATCAACCACTCCAACAGGTCGAGGCCGCTATCGGTCCGCTAGGCAGGCCGGACGACCTCAACGGAAATGGCGGCTACATTGCCCTGCGAACCGCATCGGCGCCTGAGCAAATGGAAAACGCTTTACTCAATACTGTGCGGTCCATCGATCCGCAGCTCCCGCTTACGCAGGTGCAGACGATGGAGCACGGGCTTGCAGAAAGTGAAGCTCCCCGCCGCTTCAACACAAGCGTGATCGCTGCATTTGCTGTTGCGGCCATCCTGCTTGCCGTGCTCGGGATCTACAGCGTCATCGCATTCTCCGTCGCGTTACGGGCGCAGGAAATGGCGATTCGCATGGCGCTTGGTTCGCAGCGTTCAGGAATTCTTGGGCTCGTTCTTGTATCAGGTGGAAAACTGGTCGTCACAGGCTGCGTTATCGGCCTCATCGGAACGGTTGCAGCATCGCGGCTATTGCGGTCTTTCCTTTTTGGTGTGGGAGCTTCCGATCCCGTGGTACTTACGTTCGCTGCGCTCTCAGTTTTGCTGTTGGGGCTCGCCGCGACAGCTCTTCCCGCTCAACGCGCAGCCTCAACCGATCCGATGCGATCGCTGCGCGCGGAATAG
- a CDS encoding TatD family hydrolase, with amino-acid sequence MLVDSHAHLEGPRFDSDRTEMLERARAAGVTAILAIGSGTGPGTLDCAIRIAEQHDWIYASIGIHPHEARLAGELDYQELESLARHPRVIGFGEIGLDYYYDHSPRDVQRKVFIRQMEIARAAKLPIIIHCRPSANSENAWDDTLQLIREHWSSTGLGGVLHCFTGEQKHAAAALDMGFMISFAGNVTFPKADNIRESASSIPLDRLLVETDSPFLAPIPYRGKRNEPAFVAQTAAKIAELRGKNAEEIGQLTAMNFFRFFKLG; translated from the coding sequence ATGCTGGTCGATTCGCACGCGCATCTCGAAGGCCCTCGATTCGACTCCGATCGCACGGAAATGCTCGAACGCGCTCGTGCCGCAGGCGTGACTGCGATTCTTGCCATCGGCAGCGGCACTGGACCAGGCACACTCGATTGCGCTATCCGCATCGCTGAGCAGCACGACTGGATCTACGCTTCCATCGGCATTCATCCGCACGAGGCCAGGCTGGCCGGCGAACTGGATTACCAAGAGCTGGAATCGTTAGCTCGCCATCCGCGCGTGATCGGCTTTGGCGAGATTGGGCTCGATTACTACTACGACCACTCGCCGCGCGACGTGCAACGAAAAGTCTTCATTCGTCAGATGGAGATCGCTCGCGCTGCCAAGCTGCCGATCATTATCCATTGCCGTCCCTCAGCCAATTCAGAAAATGCATGGGATGACACCCTGCAGCTTATTCGTGAGCACTGGAGTTCCACTGGGCTCGGAGGAGTGCTCCACTGCTTCACCGGCGAGCAGAAGCATGCAGCCGCAGCCCTGGACATGGGCTTCATGATCTCGTTTGCCGGAAACGTGACGTTCCCGAAAGCGGACAACATCCGAGAATCCGCCAGTTCCATTCCGCTTGACCGCCTGCTGGTTGAAACAGATTCGCCCTTTCTCGCTCCCATTCCCTATCGCGGAAAACGCAATGAACCAGCATTCGTAGCGCAGACAGCGGCGAAGATCGCAGAGCTCCGAGGAAAGAACGCAGAGGAGATCGGTCAGCTTACGGCTATGAATTTCTTTCGATTTTTCAAGCTCGGTTAA
- the metG gene encoding methionine--tRNA ligase, with product METGAKFYITTPIYYVNARPHVGHAYTTIVCDVIARRQRMLGADTFFLTGTDEHGQKIERSAAAAGKSPKQWTDVVAGEYRALWDRMGISYDGFIRTTDKEHEEGVQHLFRVIRDKGYIYKGTYTGQYCVFDELYVDAPPGAPCPDCGRPTETISEENYYFKLSEFQDKLLKLYEDHPDFIWPETRRNEVIAFVRGGLKDLSISRTTVRWGIPVPDDPKHVLYVWFDADANYITAIGYGADDAKAKKKFARYWPADVHMVGKEIVRFHAVYWPAFLMAAGLPLPKKIVVHGWLLFEQDKMSKSRGNIVRAETVVDVLGNDALRYFLLREVVFGQDGSFSFDALVQRYNSDLANDLGNLSSRTLSMIARYFREQIPYPSAKASRSASDDSIAQLAGEVIQSTNELYSGFQFSRALESVWSLVSAVNKYIVENEPWQLGEQKDEASLARLATVLYTSAEALRIITALLHPVLPRATARIWAQLGLGDIASCRLNDLKWGQLKLGTKLGKVEPVFPRAEKNAVQRMQEAEQARSSSAASAQPAGAGTKAGQPATQAAVAPAAASGTPAGTSSTAAQRATEAGGAGGAPSSTTDGRITIDDFAKVELRVGQVKSAEKVKGADKLLKLEVDIGSEVRTIVAGIAEKYAPEKVIGMKVVIVANLQPRKLRGIESNGMIVAASVGDKGQPVLASFLEDVPIGARLK from the coding sequence ATGGAAACAGGCGCAAAGTTCTACATCACAACCCCGATTTACTACGTCAACGCGCGTCCCCACGTTGGACACGCGTACACGACCATCGTCTGCGATGTAATCGCCCGCCGCCAGCGCATGCTCGGGGCCGACACCTTCTTTCTTACCGGCACCGACGAGCATGGCCAAAAGATCGAGCGCTCCGCCGCGGCGGCAGGGAAGAGTCCCAAGCAATGGACAGACGTTGTTGCCGGTGAGTATCGCGCGCTTTGGGATCGGATGGGCATCAGCTACGACGGCTTCATCCGCACCACCGACAAAGAGCATGAAGAAGGCGTTCAGCACCTGTTTCGCGTAATTCGAGACAAGGGCTACATCTATAAAGGAACATATACCGGACAATATTGTGTTTTCGACGAGCTATACGTCGATGCCCCGCCGGGAGCGCCGTGTCCCGATTGCGGAAGACCGACGGAGACCATCAGCGAAGAGAACTACTACTTCAAGCTGTCGGAATTTCAGGACAAGCTGCTGAAGCTGTACGAGGATCATCCAGACTTCATCTGGCCGGAGACGCGGCGTAACGAGGTGATCGCGTTTGTGCGCGGAGGACTAAAGGATCTGAGCATCAGTCGTACCACCGTGCGCTGGGGCATTCCGGTGCCTGATGATCCGAAGCACGTTCTTTACGTCTGGTTCGATGCCGATGCGAACTACATCACGGCAATCGGCTACGGCGCGGACGACGCAAAAGCAAAGAAGAAGTTCGCGCGTTACTGGCCGGCCGATGTTCACATGGTCGGCAAAGAGATCGTTCGCTTCCATGCTGTGTACTGGCCGGCGTTTCTCATGGCTGCAGGCTTGCCATTGCCGAAAAAGATCGTCGTCCATGGCTGGCTGCTCTTCGAGCAGGACAAGATGTCGAAGTCGCGCGGCAATATCGTTCGCGCCGAAACTGTCGTTGATGTTCTCGGCAACGATGCTCTCCGATATTTCCTGCTTCGGGAAGTCGTCTTTGGCCAGGATGGCAGTTTTTCATTCGACGCTCTGGTGCAGCGGTACAACTCCGACCTGGCGAATGATCTGGGAAATCTGTCGAGCCGAACGCTATCCATGATTGCGCGCTACTTCCGCGAGCAGATTCCTTATCCCTCGGCGAAAGCCTCGCGTAGCGCCAGCGATGACTCGATCGCGCAGCTTGCAGGAGAAGTCATCCAGAGCACGAATGAGCTGTATTCCGGCTTTCAGTTTTCGCGCGCGCTGGAGAGTGTATGGTCGCTCGTGAGCGCGGTGAACAAATACATCGTAGAGAACGAGCCGTGGCAGCTTGGTGAGCAAAAAGATGAAGCCAGCCTCGCCCGTCTTGCTACTGTTCTGTACACCAGCGCGGAAGCGCTGCGAATCATCACGGCTCTGCTACATCCTGTTCTGCCAAGGGCGACAGCGCGAATTTGGGCACAGCTCGGACTTGGCGACATCGCCAGCTGTCGGCTGAATGACTTGAAATGGGGACAACTGAAGTTGGGCACCAAATTGGGAAAAGTCGAGCCGGTATTCCCGCGCGCAGAGAAGAATGCCGTGCAACGCATGCAGGAAGCTGAGCAGGCGCGTTCGTCGAGTGCGGCTTCAGCGCAACCTGCCGGAGCGGGAACGAAAGCAGGTCAGCCTGCAACCCAGGCCGCAGTCGCACCAGCCGCTGCAAGTGGTACGCCCGCCGGCACAAGTTCGACAGCGGCGCAGCGCGCAACCGAAGCTGGCGGAGCCGGAGGCGCTCCGAGCAGCACCACAGACGGCCGCATTACCATCGACGACTTTGCCAAAGTGGAACTGCGGGTTGGTCAGGTGAAGAGCGCCGAGAAGGTCAAAGGTGCGGACAAGCTGCTGAAGCTTGAAGTCGACATCGGCAGCGAAGTGCGCACGATCGTCGCCGGCATCGCCGAGAAGTATGCGCCTGAAAAAGTCATCGGCATGAAGGTCGTGATCGTCGCCAATCTTCAGCCACGCAAGCTGCGCGGTATCGAATCGAATGGGATGATCGTTGCCGCCTCCGTTGGCGATAAAGGCCAGCCTGTCCTCGCCAGCTTTCTCGAAGATGTGCCGATCGGCGCGCGGCTCAAGTAA
- a CDS encoding arginine--tRNA ligase — protein sequence MYLHFQQLLGQRVRAILRQKYDLDLPNIVIEQPPKVALGEYALPLAFELAKRLRKPPRKAAEELVSELGSISGFASFDIAGAGYINARVDRGAFVRQMLAHAVKTQQRDKVLVEHTSINPNKAAHIGHLRNAILGDTFVRLLREAGHPVDVQNYIDNTGVQVADVVVGFEQLERKSYEDVQALIQQPRFDYYCWDLYARVSQWYEQDPAHKQFRLDALHKLEEGNNPTARLADLIATAILKRHLETMQRLEITYDFLPRESEILHLHFWDLAFEQMKQKGVLRFETEGKNNGCWVMKRSSAASASADGAEEDDKVIVRSNGTVTYVGKDIAYHLWKFGLLGRDFGYRRFYLYPDGHDCWISAESGEADHPHFGGVGEIYNVIDSRQSDPQNNVIEALRALGYTEQASHYTHFSYEMVALTPRCAMELGYDVPTEEQKRSYIEVSGRKGFGVKADDLLDALIASARKEVDARHPELAAPGRKQTATQIAIGALRYFMLKFTKNAVIAFDFKDALSFEGETGPYVQYAIVRASNIFRKGDTTPEQSLKFSDEFAIFLNREDDIWELWLTAGKLSLMVDQCISTTEPAYLAKFAFQLAQIFNNFYHRHHILTEEDAGRKALLLATAAVVRRELIRTLAILGIEAPEVM from the coding sequence TTGTACCTTCACTTCCAGCAATTACTCGGCCAACGTGTACGCGCGATCCTGCGCCAGAAATATGACCTCGATCTGCCGAACATTGTCATCGAGCAGCCGCCCAAGGTTGCGCTCGGCGAGTACGCGCTGCCGCTCGCATTCGAACTAGCAAAGAGGCTGCGAAAGCCACCGCGCAAAGCCGCTGAAGAGTTGGTTTCGGAACTCGGTTCCATTTCGGGCTTTGCGTCATTTGACATCGCAGGAGCCGGATACATCAATGCCCGGGTTGACCGTGGCGCCTTCGTCCGGCAGATGCTTGCGCACGCAGTGAAAACGCAGCAGAGAGACAAAGTGCTGGTCGAGCACACCAGCATCAATCCGAACAAAGCCGCACATATCGGTCACTTGCGAAACGCGATTCTCGGCGACACCTTCGTCCGCTTGCTGCGCGAAGCGGGTCACCCGGTCGACGTGCAGAACTACATCGACAACACCGGCGTGCAGGTTGCAGATGTTGTTGTTGGATTTGAGCAGCTTGAACGCAAGTCCTACGAAGACGTCCAGGCGCTTATCCAACAGCCTCGGTTCGATTACTACTGCTGGGATTTGTATGCGCGGGTCTCGCAGTGGTATGAACAGGATCCCGCGCACAAGCAGTTTCGTCTCGACGCACTGCACAAACTTGAAGAAGGAAACAACCCCACTGCTCGTCTTGCCGACCTGATTGCGACGGCCATTCTGAAACGCCATCTCGAGACCATGCAGCGTCTCGAGATCACTTACGACTTCTTGCCCCGTGAGAGCGAGATTCTTCATCTCCATTTCTGGGACTTGGCCTTCGAGCAGATGAAACAGAAAGGCGTGCTGCGGTTTGAGACCGAAGGCAAAAACAACGGCTGTTGGGTGATGAAGCGATCTTCGGCAGCTTCGGCTTCGGCAGACGGAGCTGAAGAAGACGACAAAGTCATCGTGCGCTCGAACGGCACGGTCACGTATGTCGGCAAAGACATCGCCTATCACCTCTGGAAGTTCGGTCTGCTGGGGCGCGACTTCGGGTACAGGCGCTTCTATCTCTATCCGGATGGGCACGACTGCTGGATCTCCGCCGAGAGCGGCGAGGCCGATCATCCGCATTTTGGTGGCGTGGGCGAAATCTATAACGTCATCGACTCACGCCAGTCCGATCCTCAGAACAACGTTATCGAAGCCTTGCGCGCGCTCGGGTACACCGAGCAGGCATCCCATTACACCCATTTTTCGTACGAAATGGTCGCGCTGACGCCGCGATGTGCGATGGAGCTCGGCTACGACGTTCCCACGGAAGAGCAGAAGCGCTCGTACATCGAGGTATCAGGCCGCAAAGGCTTCGGCGTGAAAGCCGACGACCTGCTGGACGCGCTAATCGCTTCAGCGCGGAAAGAAGTTGATGCCCGCCATCCGGAGCTTGCGGCCCCAGGGCGGAAACAAACAGCGACGCAGATTGCCATCGGCGCTTTGCGCTACTTCATGTTGAAGTTCACGAAGAATGCGGTAATCGCGTTCGATTTCAAAGACGCGCTTAGTTTTGAGGGGGAAACCGGTCCGTACGTGCAGTATGCGATCGTGCGCGCTTCGAATATCTTCCGCAAAGGCGATACGACTCCGGAACAGTCTCTGAAGTTCTCCGATGAATTCGCAATCTTCCTAAATCGGGAAGATGATATCTGGGAGCTGTGGCTTACGGCGGGAAAGCTGTCGTTAATGGTGGATCAGTGCATCTCGACCACCGAGCCGGCGTATCTGGCGAAGTTTGCGTTTCAGCTCGCGCAGATATTCAACAACTTCTACCATCGCCATCACATTCTCACAGAAGAAGATGCGGGGAGAAAAGCGCTTCTCCTGGCGACCGCTGCGGTAGTACGACGCGAGCTGATCCGGACGCTTGCGATTCTCGGAATCGAAGCGCCGGAAGTTATGTAG
- a CDS encoding carboxypeptidase regulatory-like domain-containing protein produces the protein MRKSVLLQGLLGLTISAFGQSNYGVITGTVTDVQHLRIATATIQLKAASTGAVRRVITNEQGLFEAAALLPDDYEITTDAPGFAAATQSVRLEVGQRLAVDVMLKIGPVSEGVKVSADNEVLHTKDASVGEVIEPKSIKELPLNGRMLIDLVLTVPGAHLGFGAQSGTTNPLYWRPGQRSAVVIGGNRPNANYFLLDGATNTDPTFNTQNLSPSPDAVKEFQVQTSSYTAEMGGAGGGQINIVTHSGSNQYHGTMYEFLRNGAMDASTFGSMGNNHLVQNNFGGSFGGPLVGKSTFFFANYEGLRLTQTDAQILTVPTPDELRGDFSMSNTKIYDPTTAVANPNYNPSLPTGPSNFPYTRSQFPNNQIPTNRINAKLEAFLLQYIPAPNMTMPMGSADSNNYLDLRNETHLQDQGTLRIDHNFSNGDTVFARYSAGSENGFSPSSGTTSTTENLPGFGANFDNLSQQSTLSWNRIVSNTKVNTATIAISRLSMDRTSQNDGANDIVSQLGIQGIGFGGPQASGAPWFAVQGYTGIGDSFAATPMHAWDTMIEGRDAFTWQHGRHGLKFGGEYHRYIWPMWGFFQNRGFYQFTNGYTTQFGFNNGSGSGLASMLLGLPAVKQRQAGIPQMNLRAWGTAAFAEDSWQVTPTTTINLGLRYEYTDPLYDLKSTNTNLIFQNGTPQVFIGGEQGYPKGLMYASKLNFAPRFGIAKNLPGQGLVLRGAYGIFFTPVDLNTWCNQRHNVPYVFPETQQADNFTPPAALFSSGLNFGTPVLGTGPLPATTVSFTAFDPHAPSQYVQQWNGSLQKALGADTSVEVGYLGSRGLHLQRAHLINNPAPGPGPLGPRRPFKTLTFIPGTVLTPSSTDAIFQSQIFPVSTINLLEDTAQSWYDAGYVNVRRRYSHGLSLLANYTFAKDLTNAPDFRSPMDESAIPQNNSDLAAEKGPGCDVRHRFALSSVYDIPAFRQQQWLRLVTQDWHLSTVYQVQSGMPFTISVFGDTANAGTVLGENPIRANTTGQPVFGAGTHTAAEWFNPAAFTTPAAFTFGNVGRNSLYGPGMQTLDFALARSFALTEKSSFQFRAEAFNALNHTNLGTPNRFVNTPQFGTITMAMTPGRELQLSARVSF, from the coding sequence ATGCGTAAGTCGGTTTTGCTCCAAGGTCTTCTTGGGCTCACGATTAGTGCCTTCGGCCAAAGCAACTACGGCGTCATTACCGGAACCGTCACGGATGTGCAACATCTGAGGATCGCTACAGCCACAATCCAACTCAAAGCGGCAAGCACTGGTGCAGTTCGCCGAGTAATAACCAATGAGCAAGGTCTCTTCGAAGCGGCGGCTTTGCTGCCCGACGATTACGAGATCACCACGGATGCCCCGGGATTCGCGGCAGCCACGCAGTCGGTTCGCCTCGAAGTAGGACAGAGACTCGCAGTCGATGTCATGCTCAAAATTGGTCCGGTGAGCGAAGGAGTGAAGGTTTCCGCCGACAACGAAGTCCTGCACACGAAGGATGCCAGTGTCGGCGAAGTGATCGAGCCGAAGTCAATCAAAGAGCTTCCTCTCAACGGCCGGATGCTGATCGATCTTGTGCTCACGGTTCCCGGTGCACACCTGGGATTTGGTGCGCAATCTGGAACTACGAATCCTCTCTATTGGCGCCCGGGACAGCGCTCGGCGGTGGTGATCGGCGGGAATCGTCCGAACGCAAACTACTTCTTGCTCGATGGCGCTACCAACACTGATCCGACATTCAATACCCAGAACCTGAGCCCTTCCCCTGACGCGGTGAAAGAGTTCCAGGTCCAAACCAGCAGCTACACGGCGGAGATGGGCGGCGCCGGAGGTGGGCAGATCAACATCGTGACCCACTCCGGCTCAAACCAGTACCACGGCACGATGTATGAGTTCCTTCGCAACGGTGCGATGGACGCGAGCACTTTCGGATCGATGGGCAACAATCATCTTGTCCAAAATAATTTCGGAGGCTCATTCGGCGGACCGCTGGTGGGAAAAAGCACGTTCTTTTTCGCGAACTATGAAGGGCTGCGGCTGACGCAAACCGATGCGCAGATCTTGACGGTGCCAACTCCGGACGAGCTCCGCGGCGACTTCAGCATGAGCAACACGAAGATCTACGATCCGACAACTGCTGTCGCCAATCCTAACTACAATCCGAGCTTGCCAACAGGGCCTTCGAATTTTCCCTACACGCGCAGTCAGTTCCCGAACAACCAAATCCCGACGAACAGAATTAATGCCAAGCTCGAGGCGTTCCTGCTGCAGTACATCCCAGCGCCCAACATGACTATGCCGATGGGCTCTGCGGACTCGAACAACTACCTCGACCTGCGCAACGAAACCCATCTTCAGGATCAGGGTACGCTGCGCATCGATCACAACTTCTCGAACGGCGATACGGTTTTTGCCCGTTACTCCGCTGGAAGCGAGAACGGATTCTCTCCGAGCAGCGGCACCACATCGACAACTGAGAATCTTCCCGGCTTCGGCGCGAACTTTGACAATCTGTCGCAGCAATCCACACTTTCCTGGAACCGCATCGTCTCCAACACAAAGGTCAATACAGCTACGATCGCGATCTCGCGGCTCTCCATGGATCGCACTTCGCAGAACGATGGAGCGAACGACATCGTTTCCCAACTTGGGATTCAAGGCATCGGATTCGGCGGCCCGCAAGCGTCGGGCGCTCCCTGGTTCGCGGTGCAGGGATACACCGGCATCGGCGACTCCTTCGCCGCCACTCCGATGCACGCATGGGACACGATGATCGAAGGTCGCGATGCCTTCACCTGGCAGCACGGACGCCATGGACTGAAGTTCGGCGGCGAGTATCACCGCTACATTTGGCCGATGTGGGGATTCTTCCAGAACCGCGGCTTTTACCAGTTCACCAATGGCTATACCACGCAATTCGGATTCAACAACGGCAGCGGCTCCGGGCTGGCGAGCATGCTGCTGGGACTTCCCGCAGTAAAGCAGCGTCAGGCAGGCATTCCGCAGATGAACCTGCGTGCCTGGGGAACGGCAGCATTCGCCGAAGATAGCTGGCAAGTAACTCCGACTACCACGATCAACCTCGGACTGCGCTACGAATATACAGACCCGCTCTACGACTTGAAGAGCACGAATACGAACTTGATTTTCCAAAATGGGACTCCGCAGGTTTTCATTGGGGGAGAGCAAGGCTATCCGAAAGGGTTGATGTATGCGAGCAAGTTGAACTTTGCTCCGCGCTTTGGCATTGCCAAGAACTTGCCTGGGCAGGGACTTGTTTTGCGCGGCGCTTACGGCATCTTCTTTACGCCTGTGGATCTGAATACGTGGTGCAATCAGCGGCACAATGTCCCCTATGTCTTTCCGGAAACGCAGCAGGCAGATAACTTCACGCCTCCGGCTGCGCTGTTCTCTTCCGGTCTCAATTTTGGAACACCAGTTTTGGGAACTGGTCCGTTGCCGGCCACTACGGTGAGCTTCACCGCTTTCGATCCTCATGCTCCATCGCAGTACGTGCAGCAATGGAACGGGTCGCTGCAGAAGGCACTCGGCGCCGACACATCGGTCGAAGTTGGCTACCTGGGTTCTCGTGGACTGCATCTGCAACGCGCACACCTGATCAACAATCCGGCGCCGGGACCAGGTCCGCTCGGTCCCCGTCGTCCTTTTAAGACGCTCACGTTCATTCCCGGAACAGTTCTCACTCCCAGCAGCACCGACGCCATCTTTCAGAGCCAGATCTTCCCGGTGAGCACGATCAATCTATTGGAGGACACGGCGCAGAGTTGGTACGACGCCGGTTACGTAAATGTGCGTCGCAGATACTCCCATGGCCTCAGCTTGCTGGCGAACTACACATTTGCCAAGGACCTGACCAACGCGCCCGATTTCCGCTCGCCAATGGATGAATCTGCCATTCCACAGAACAACAGCGATCTAGCTGCGGAGAAGGGCCCGGGATGCGACGTGCGCCACCGCTTCGCGCTGAGCAGCGTCTATGACATTCCTGCGTTTCGCCAGCAGCAGTGGCTGAGGCTCGTCACTCAGGATTGGCACCTTTCGACCGTGTATCAGGTTCAGTCGGGAATGCCGTTCACAATTTCAGTCTTCGGCGACACGGCCAACGCGGGCACGGTCCTGGGAGAAAATCCAATCCGCGCGAACACGACCGGCCAGCCGGTCTTTGGTGCAGGCACGCACACGGCTGCCGAATGGTTCAACCCTGCTGCGTTCACAACACCGGCAGCGTTCACGTTTGGGAATGTCGGACGCAATTCCCTTTATGGTCCGGGCATGCAGACGCTCGACTTCGCCCTCGCGCGCAGTTTCGCTCTCACCGAGAAATCAAGCTTCCAGTTTCGAGCTGAAGCGTTCAATGCTCTTAATCACACCAACTTGGGCACGCCGAACAGGTTCGTTAATACTCCCCAGTTCGGCACGATCACAATGGCGATGACTCCTGGACGGGAACTCCAGCTCAGTGCCCGGGTCTCGTTCTAG